In Mixophyes fleayi isolate aMixFle1 chromosome 11, aMixFle1.hap1, whole genome shotgun sequence, one DNA window encodes the following:
- the LOC142107903 gene encoding galanin peptides-like — translation MRQNYAYCINTIQIAWNSHQAEEHQDQDSSHHFYHLDTINIKIRGKIKQKKEIIVFPLRKHIFKRKMRNSQALLCVSFLLCGLGAECFGYSLMPKDKRGWTLNSAGYLLGPHAHRTLTDKSGMAGKREVVEDFYKPGRDVFGTLPQSLDNNTVQTVLEFLAYLRLKELGALDHLALLMSEEAT, via the exons ATGAGACAAAATTACGCTTACTGCATAAATACCATCCAAATAGCCTGGAACTCGCATCAGGCTGAAGAACATCAAGACCAAGATTCCAGCCACCACTTCTATCATTTAGACACTATAAACATCAAAATCAGaggaaaaatcaaacagaaaaaaGAAATTATTGTATTCCCTttaagaaaacacatttttaaaagaaag ATGCGGAATTCTCAGGCTCTGCTGTGCGTCTCTTTCCTTCTCTGCGGTTTGGGAGCTGAATGTTTTGGCTACAGTTTAATG CCCAAAGACAAGAGAGGATGGACGCTGAACAGCGCTGGTTACCTTCTTGGCCCTC aTGCTCATCGAACACTCACCGATAAAAGTGGTATGGCTGGAAAAAGGGAGGTAGTGGAAGACTTTTACAAGCCTGGAAGAGATGTGTTTG GGACACTGCCACAATCACTGGATAATAACACAGTTCAGACTGTCCTTGAATTCCTGGCATACCTACGTCTCAAAG AACTCGGAGCACTGGACCATTTGGCTCTGCTCATGTCGGAGGAGGCCACATAG